One window from the genome of Spirosoma rhododendri encodes:
- a CDS encoding glycoside hydrolase family 3 N-terminal domain-containing protein → MPRYRLFLATLLSLFSLTVVAQTNTPAFLRPNPRIDRWVDSVFTTLTPDERIGQLIMVAGYSNRTPAYEDSLVTLVRTYKLGGVVMFQGGPVRQAKLTNRLQALSTVPLLIAMDAEWGLAMRLDSTVRYPYQMTLGAMQGHDSLIYNMGASLAKQARRLGVHVNFAPSVDVNNNPGNPVINFRSFGENKYAVARKALAYMNGMQNNGLLTTIKHFPGHGDTDTDSHYDLPLIAKSRAEIDSLELYPFRQLMQAGASGVMIAHLNIPALDTTRNRPSTLSPAIVTSLLKDELGFKGLIFSDAMNMKGVTKYYPAGQADELGLEAGMDVLEFTYDVPAALQQIRLGIASGRLSQESLDARCRNVLRAKAWVGLDKYKPIVLDNLVKDLNPASSELLNRQLTEKSLTVLKNDRSILPLQRLDTLRIASVSVESNTITAFQKMAANYTKVDSFTMTSQTPDSVLTAIRDSLKQYNLLLVDVHLSNIRPPRYGTQPRTAALVSELVSTGKAVVTVFGNVYSLDKLTMPNDTVTGRSIEQAQAIVMPYQLTNYTEELAAQLIFGAIGVEGRLPVTVNQRFRAGDGLSIPSLNRIKYTIPEEVGIDGAYLTQQVDSLVSVGLEKRAFPGCVVEMAKDGKVIFQKAYGTHVYDASLGGDPTPDKLDDLFDLASVTKVSTSTPALMQLVDAGKFNIDGKMSDYLPSYKKSNKADIVWRDVLTHQARLKAWIPFWQTTKNPDGTWKPKTFQNERTNRYSIVVTDSLFEFKNYPQTIFEQIRDSPLNAKKEYVYSDLSFYLYPQIVKRLTKTPFEDYLKTNIYQPLGAYTLTYNPMRYYSRDRIVPTEYDSLFRKTLIWGRVHDEGAAMLDGLSGHAGLFGTANDLMKLIELYRRGGTYAGKQYITKKTLDEFTRYQFPELGNRRGLGFEKPSFTYTGNAPRSASKNSFGHSGFTGTFVWVEPDQNLSYVFLSNRVYPTRNNNLISTLNTRTYVAEALYRATKRGLRPE, encoded by the coding sequence ATGCCCCGTTACCGCCTTTTTCTGGCCACGCTACTTAGTCTGTTTAGCCTGACCGTCGTTGCCCAAACCAATACCCCCGCTTTCCTACGTCCCAACCCACGCATTGACCGCTGGGTTGACTCTGTATTTACCACGCTGACGCCCGACGAACGCATCGGACAGCTGATTATGGTGGCGGGCTACTCCAACCGCACACCGGCCTATGAAGATTCGCTGGTGACGCTGGTGCGCACCTACAAGCTGGGCGGGGTCGTAATGTTTCAGGGCGGACCCGTGCGGCAGGCCAAGCTGACCAATCGCTTACAGGCTCTCTCGACCGTGCCGCTGCTGATTGCCATGGACGCTGAATGGGGCCTGGCTATGCGACTCGACAGCACCGTGCGCTACCCCTACCAGATGACGCTGGGGGCCATGCAGGGCCACGACTCGCTGATTTACAACATGGGGGCCAGTCTGGCGAAACAGGCCCGGCGGCTGGGTGTCCACGTCAACTTTGCTCCCTCGGTCGACGTCAACAACAACCCCGGCAACCCGGTCATTAACTTCCGGTCGTTTGGCGAAAACAAGTACGCGGTGGCGCGCAAAGCGCTGGCGTACATGAACGGCATGCAGAACAATGGCCTGCTGACCACGATCAAGCACTTCCCCGGTCACGGCGATACCGACACCGATTCACACTACGACCTGCCCTTGATCGCGAAAAGTCGCGCTGAAATCGATTCGCTCGAACTGTATCCCTTCCGGCAGCTGATGCAGGCGGGCGCGTCGGGCGTGATGATTGCCCACCTCAACATTCCCGCGCTTGACACGACCCGCAATCGCCCGTCTACGCTCTCGCCCGCCATTGTGACCAGCCTGCTGAAAGACGAGCTGGGCTTCAAAGGGCTGATCTTCTCCGACGCCATGAACATGAAAGGCGTCACGAAATACTACCCCGCCGGGCAGGCCGACGAACTGGGACTGGAAGCGGGTATGGACGTGCTGGAATTCACCTACGACGTACCGGCTGCACTCCAGCAAATCCGGCTCGGCATCGCCAGTGGTCGGCTGTCGCAGGAATCGCTCGACGCGCGGTGCCGTAACGTACTGCGCGCCAAAGCCTGGGTCGGGCTGGACAAATACAAGCCCATTGTACTCGACAATCTGGTCAAAGACCTGAACCCGGCCAGCTCGGAACTGCTCAACCGGCAGCTAACGGAGAAAAGCCTGACCGTGCTGAAAAACGATCGGAGCATCCTGCCCCTGCAACGGCTCGACACCCTGCGCATTGCCTCGGTATCCGTAGAAAGCAACACCATTACGGCCTTCCAGAAGATGGCCGCCAACTACACCAAAGTCGATTCGTTTACGATGACATCGCAAACGCCCGACTCCGTACTGACGGCTATCCGCGATTCACTCAAGCAGTATAACCTGCTGCTGGTCGACGTACACCTGAGCAACATTCGCCCACCCCGCTATGGTACGCAACCCCGCACGGCTGCGCTGGTCAGTGAGCTGGTGTCCACGGGGAAAGCGGTCGTTACCGTCTTCGGCAATGTCTACTCGCTCGACAAGCTGACCATGCCGAACGACACCGTTACGGGCCGCTCCATCGAACAGGCGCAGGCCATCGTAATGCCGTATCAACTCACGAACTACACCGAAGAACTGGCCGCACAACTGATCTTCGGCGCGATTGGCGTGGAAGGCCGGTTGCCGGTTACGGTCAATCAGCGGTTTCGGGCGGGCGATGGGCTGAGCATACCGTCGCTGAACCGGATCAAGTACACCATTCCCGAAGAAGTGGGCATCGACGGGGCTTACCTGACGCAGCAGGTTGATTCGCTGGTTAGTGTTGGGTTGGAGAAACGGGCGTTTCCCGGCTGCGTGGTCGAGATGGCGAAAGACGGTAAGGTGATTTTCCAGAAAGCCTACGGAACACACGTCTACGATGCTTCGCTCGGTGGCGACCCCACACCCGACAAGCTCGACGACCTCTTCGATCTGGCATCGGTGACGAAAGTCAGCACCTCTACCCCCGCCCTGATGCAGCTGGTTGACGCGGGAAAATTCAACATCGACGGTAAGATGTCGGATTACCTGCCCAGCTATAAAAAGTCGAACAAGGCCGATATCGTCTGGCGCGACGTACTGACGCATCAGGCCCGGTTGAAAGCGTGGATTCCGTTCTGGCAGACAACCAAAAATCCCGATGGCACATGGAAGCCGAAAACGTTTCAGAACGAACGTACGAACCGCTACTCCATCGTCGTGACCGACAGTCTGTTTGAGTTCAAGAATTACCCGCAGACGATTTTCGAGCAGATCCGCGATTCACCACTCAACGCCAAAAAAGAGTACGTGTATTCCGACCTGTCGTTTTACCTCTACCCGCAGATCGTGAAGCGCCTGACGAAAACGCCGTTTGAAGACTACCTGAAAACCAATATTTACCAGCCGCTCGGTGCGTACACGCTGACCTACAACCCGATGCGCTACTATTCGCGCGACCGTATCGTTCCGACCGAATATGATTCGCTGTTCCGCAAAACCCTGATCTGGGGCCGCGTCCACGATGAAGGAGCCGCCATGCTCGACGGCTTGTCGGGTCACGCGGGTCTGTTCGGCACAGCCAACGACCTGATGAAGCTGATCGAACTGTACCGCCGTGGGGGCACGTACGCCGGCAAGCAGTACATCACGAAAAAAACGCTGGACGAATTCACGCGCTACCAGTTTCCTGAACTGGGCAACCGGCGCGGACTGGGCTTTGAAAAACCGTCGTTTACATACACCGGCAACGCCCCCCGCTCGGCGTCGAAAAACAGCTTCGGCCACTCCGGTTTCACCGGAACCTTCGTTTGGGTTGAACCGGATCAAAACCTGTCGTACGTGTTTCTCTCCAACCGCGTGTACCCAACCCGTAACAACAACCTGATCAGCACATTAAACACCCGTACCTACGTCGCCGAAGCCCTCTACCGGGCCACCAAGCGCGGGCTGCGGCCGGAGTAA
- a CDS encoding M56 family metallopeptidase yields MILYGLKSILILSVLAIAYKLLLETETMHRFKRVYLLASVLLAVVGPLLSFPVTVQSDFIPPTPLPASVVARIEPTRITLPADTAPSPPTDHSPDLWLLVYGAVTAVLLVRLVRNLVSIACRIRQHPAVRHAEATVILLPVATRPHTFLHYLFVGQADYEKQAVEPELFTHELTHIRQQHSVDILFAELISCFYWFNPALFFVRRAIRLNHEFLADQSVNTRHQNIIRYQQLLLSKLTPTKTVFLTSAFTFQTAKQRLIMMTKCTSPLRAGFTVGTAAILFMLLTLAAGLRSIAQVTKSASNKSTSTVTKAKAPSDSMTLEQRYSDKLVITWLANNKNNLKRRVMKRFSDLSEAEKKKVVFIPPQAAKTPTDEQFEDWKNPKRFGIWLDNKHIKNSDLNKYKPSDIASFWGSYVHKNARQLQGYLYQFDLMTHKEYERYLREKTESPFLFVADRAPRPKAVWVEPK; encoded by the coding sequence ATGATCCTCTACGGTCTGAAGTCCATCCTTATTTTGTCGGTGCTGGCCATCGCGTATAAGCTGCTGCTGGAAACCGAAACCATGCATCGGTTTAAACGGGTGTATCTGCTGGCGAGTGTACTGCTCGCGGTGGTTGGGCCGCTGTTGTCGTTTCCAGTTACCGTTCAATCCGATTTCATCCCGCCGACACCGTTACCGGCATCGGTTGTAGCCCGAATCGAGCCCACTCGCATTACGTTGCCAGCCGACACGGCACCATCTCCCCCAACCGACCATTCGCCCGACCTATGGTTGCTGGTATACGGCGCAGTCACGGCCGTGTTGCTTGTTCGACTCGTTCGAAATCTGGTTAGCATCGCTTGCCGAATCCGTCAGCATCCGGCCGTTCGTCATGCCGAAGCCACGGTCATTTTACTACCGGTTGCCACGCGTCCACACACCTTTCTGCATTACCTGTTCGTCGGTCAGGCCGACTACGAAAAGCAGGCGGTTGAACCCGAACTGTTTACGCATGAACTAACCCATATCCGGCAACAGCATTCGGTCGACATCCTATTCGCTGAGCTGATTAGCTGCTTCTATTGGTTCAACCCAGCCCTATTCTTCGTTCGTCGGGCGATTCGGCTCAACCACGAGTTTCTGGCCGATCAATCGGTTAACACCCGGCATCAGAATATTATCCGTTACCAGCAGTTGCTGCTGAGCAAGCTAACGCCTACGAAGACTGTCTTTCTAACCAGTGCTTTCACATTTCAAACCGCTAAACAACGCTTGATTATGATGACCAAATGCACATCTCCCCTGCGGGCGGGTTTTACCGTCGGTACGGCCGCAATCCTGTTTATGCTACTCACGCTGGCCGCTGGTTTACGATCGATTGCTCAGGTAACGAAGTCTGCTTCCAATAAATCAACCAGTACAGTCACGAAGGCAAAGGCGCCGTCCGATTCGATGACGCTGGAACAGCGCTACAGCGACAAACTGGTTATAACCTGGCTTGCGAACAATAAAAATAACCTAAAGAGACGGGTTATGAAGCGGTTTTCTGATCTGTCGGAAGCGGAAAAGAAAAAGGTAGTTTTCATTCCACCTCAGGCCGCCAAGACGCCGACAGACGAACAATTCGAGGACTGGAAAAACCCAAAGCGGTTTGGTATCTGGCTAGATAACAAACACATCAAAAACAGCGATCTCAATAAGTACAAACCCAGTGATATTGCTTCCTTCTGGGGTAGTTATGTACACAAGAACGCCCGGCAGCTGCAAGGGTATCTCTACCAGTTTGATTTGATGACCCACAAGGAATACGAGCGGTATCTGAGGGAAAAAACTGAGTCTCCTTTTTTATTCGTTGCAGATAGAGCACCCAGGCCGAAAGCCGTCTGGGTAGAACCGAAGTAG
- a CDS encoding APC family permease, with protein MIQPKLSAFDLTMIVVSLVIGIGIFRTPAIVAQSAGDPTIFFGAWLTGGLVSLFGALTFAEIGSRRPVAGGFYKLISEAFHPVFAFMLNWVIVLTYGAGNVGVALIGAEYINPLLPASLQGPTGIRATVIITVLLFYGINLLGIRSGARTQNLLSGLKIGMMGLLCLGAFAATTVSETPTLTHVASPGTAFFASLIAVFYTYGGYQQVLNFGADVKNPHRNTPRGVIGGMLLVMALYLTLNYAYVRQLGFLQLPNSKLVAADLARALTGDVGYRLFSVAIFVSVLGYLNASLLSLPRVYYAMADDGILPPIFKRVNERTQTQEFALTFLVVVMLLSLFFLGTFEKIVSYVMSIDTVALASAAATLFVFRRRARSGDTYTGYRVWLYPILPALFIGFLLVVSANVIITDPGPAAVGWGLFASGFPLYYLLKRVF; from the coding sequence ATGATACAACCCAAACTGTCTGCTTTTGATTTGACGATGATCGTCGTCAGTCTGGTCATTGGCATTGGTATTTTTCGCACCCCCGCCATCGTGGCCCAGTCGGCGGGTGACCCAACCATCTTTTTCGGTGCCTGGCTGACGGGAGGGCTAGTCAGTCTGTTCGGTGCCCTGACCTTCGCCGAAATCGGCTCCCGCCGACCGGTCGCGGGTGGGTTCTACAAACTGATTTCGGAGGCTTTCCACCCCGTTTTTGCGTTCATGCTCAACTGGGTCATCGTACTGACCTACGGCGCGGGCAACGTGGGGGTCGCACTCATCGGAGCCGAATACATCAACCCATTGCTACCTGCTTCATTGCAAGGCCCAACCGGCATTCGCGCAACGGTCATTATCACGGTGCTGCTGTTTTACGGCATCAACCTGCTGGGTATCCGGTCGGGCGCACGAACGCAGAATCTATTGAGTGGCCTGAAAATTGGTATGATGGGCCTGCTGTGCCTGGGTGCGTTTGCCGCAACTACGGTCAGCGAGACGCCAACGCTTACGCACGTTGCCAGCCCCGGCACGGCGTTTTTCGCCAGCCTGATCGCCGTTTTCTACACCTACGGCGGCTACCAGCAGGTGCTCAACTTTGGGGCCGATGTAAAGAATCCGCACCGCAACACGCCACGCGGTGTCATTGGCGGAATGCTGCTGGTTATGGCCCTGTACCTGACGCTCAACTATGCGTATGTCCGGCAGTTGGGCTTTTTACAGCTCCCCAACTCCAAACTCGTTGCCGCCGACCTCGCCCGCGCCCTCACCGGAGACGTAGGCTACCGGCTCTTTTCAGTCGCCATTTTCGTATCCGTTCTCGGCTACCTCAACGCCAGTCTGCTCTCCCTGCCGCGCGTATACTACGCCATGGCCGACGATGGGATTCTGCCGCCTATCTTCAAACGGGTTAACGAACGAACGCAGACGCAGGAATTTGCGCTGACGTTTCTGGTCGTGGTGATGCTACTGTCACTGTTTTTTCTGGGCACGTTCGAGAAGATCGTCAGCTACGTCATGTCCATCGACACCGTCGCCCTAGCCAGCGCAGCCGCGACCCTATTCGTCTTTCGCCGTCGCGCCCGCTCCGGTGATACCTACACCGGCTACCGCGTCTGGCTCTACCCGATACTACCGGCACTGTTCATCGGCTTTCTGCTGGTCGTATCGGCCAATGTTATCATCACCGACCCCGGCCCGGCCGCCGTTGGCTGGGGGCTATTCGCCAGCGGCTTCCCGCTGTATTATTTGCTGAAGCGTGTGTTTTGA
- a CDS encoding ABC transporter ATP-binding protein, which translates to MLQAINLTKQYAPDAPPALDSLNLTVAPGEIFCLLGQNGAGKTTTINLFLGFLQPTSGQALINGLTVAEHPQETKKFLAYLPETVLLYPNLSGLENLDFFASLAGFTLSTDELRSLLVRAGLQAEAHKRPLGGYSKGMRQKVGIAIALTKQAKVLLLDEPTSGLDPKASNEFSELLTQLSADGTAILMATHDIFRSKEVGTHIGIMRAGHLVETLPAADLTANELEAIYLQTV; encoded by the coding sequence ATGCTACAAGCCATAAACCTGACCAAACAATACGCGCCCGACGCGCCACCCGCCCTTGATTCACTGAACCTGACCGTTGCGCCCGGCGAAATTTTTTGCTTGCTGGGGCAGAACGGCGCGGGCAAAACCACGACCATCAACCTGTTTCTGGGCTTCCTGCAACCTACGTCGGGGCAGGCACTTATCAATGGGCTGACCGTGGCTGAACACCCGCAGGAAACCAAGAAATTTCTGGCGTACCTGCCCGAAACGGTGTTGCTGTACCCCAACCTGAGCGGGCTGGAAAATCTGGACTTCTTTGCGTCGCTGGCTGGCTTCACTTTGTCGACCGACGAGTTGCGTAGTTTGCTGGTGAGAGCCGGTTTGCAGGCCGAAGCACACAAGCGTCCGCTGGGTGGGTACTCGAAAGGAATGCGTCAGAAAGTGGGTATTGCTATCGCGCTTACCAAACAGGCAAAGGTGCTCCTGCTCGACGAACCCACCAGTGGACTGGACCCTAAAGCCAGTAACGAATTTTCGGAACTCCTGACCCAGCTCAGCGCCGACGGTACGGCGATCCTGATGGCGACGCACGATATTTTCCGGTCGAAGGAAGTTGGCACGCACATCGGCATCATGCGGGCGGGGCACCTGGTCGAAACACTACCTGCCGCCGACCTGACCGCCAACGAACTCGAAGCGATCTACCTGCAAACCGTCTGA
- a CDS encoding trans-sulfuration enzyme family protein: protein MDLSYILNELGEERDQYFNAIAPPIIQTSNFMFPSVAAMRADLPFEYERHFYTRGNNPTVAILRKKLAALEGTEDALVLASGSAAIAAAVLANVQQGDHIVCVQKPYSWTLRLMRDYLPRFGVTTTFVNGTDIANFEAAIRPETRLIYLESPNTFTFELQDIRAVAELAKSRNIVTMIDNSHCTPLFQRPIELGVDIVMHSGSKYLGGHSDAIAGVICGTTAMMKRIFSGEYMTLGAIISPQNAWLLLRGLRTLQLRVQRSDDSARQVVAFLEQHPTVRRIYFPLADSHPQIELARRQMTGCGGLITLSLNTDQVATVDTFADGLKRFLLGVSWGGHESLVFPASIGYDPTTPPADENYNLIRLYVGLEDPAVLIDDLRQSLDAL from the coding sequence ATGGACCTATCCTATATCCTCAACGAACTTGGCGAAGAGCGCGACCAGTATTTCAACGCCATCGCGCCCCCCATTATCCAGACCAGCAACTTCATGTTTCCGAGCGTTGCAGCCATGCGGGCCGACCTGCCGTTTGAGTACGAACGGCATTTCTACACACGCGGCAACAACCCCACCGTGGCTATTCTGCGGAAGAAACTGGCGGCTCTGGAAGGCACCGAAGATGCGCTGGTGCTGGCCAGTGGCAGCGCGGCCATCGCTGCGGCCGTGCTGGCCAATGTACAGCAGGGCGACCACATCGTCTGCGTGCAGAAACCGTATAGCTGGACGCTCCGGCTCATGCGCGACTACCTGCCCCGCTTCGGCGTCACGACCACCTTTGTCAATGGTACCGATATAGCCAATTTCGAAGCCGCTATCCGCCCCGAAACCCGACTGATCTATCTCGAATCGCCCAATACGTTCACGTTCGAGTTGCAGGATATTCGGGCCGTAGCAGAGCTGGCAAAGTCGCGCAACATCGTAACCATGATCGACAACAGCCATTGTACCCCCCTGTTCCAACGACCCATCGAGCTGGGCGTCGATATCGTGATGCATTCCGGCTCCAAGTATTTAGGCGGACATTCCGACGCGATTGCGGGGGTAATCTGCGGCACGACGGCGATGATGAAGCGTATCTTTTCGGGGGAATACATGACCCTCGGCGCGATCATTTCGCCCCAGAACGCCTGGCTACTGTTGCGGGGTTTGCGGACGCTTCAACTCCGGGTGCAACGCTCCGACGACAGCGCACGGCAGGTTGTCGCGTTTCTGGAACAACACCCTACCGTCCGCCGAATTTATTTCCCGCTGGCCGACAGTCACCCGCAGATCGAACTGGCCCGGCGGCAGATGACCGGCTGCGGGGGGCTAATTACCCTTTCGCTCAATACCGATCAGGTCGCTACCGTCGATACGTTTGCCGATGGGTTGAAACGGTTCCTGCTGGGTGTGTCGTGGGGTGGTCACGAATCGCTGGTATTTCCCGCGAGCATCGGCTACGACCCAACCACCCCACCCGCCGATGAGAACTACAACCTGATCCGGCTATATGTCGGACTGGAAGACCCAGCGGTACTCATCGACGACCTGCGCCAAAGCTTAGATGCGCTTTGA
- a CDS encoding DUF1345 domain-containing protein, whose translation MLDRISRLNTSRRLVIAVAIAFITAFATSSSFSWPIRIAFTWVGFSLSTLLMMWVTITVAHPRDLPGLSKMEDSSRTLISLLVSLAATLSLFVVLMLLDSMTKSSPSWIIWLAVLSVACSWTLVHTVFTLRYAHLYYGDSTNPKKRPAGLDFPNEDEPDYLDFAYFSFVVGMTSQVSDVAVSSKSQRRTALLHGVLSFVFNAIIIALTISGVSGLMN comes from the coding sequence ATGCTTGACCGAATCAGTCGCCTGAATACCAGCCGCCGGTTGGTGATCGCTGTTGCTATCGCGTTTATCACGGCTTTTGCCACGTCGTCGTCATTTAGCTGGCCAATTCGCATTGCGTTTACGTGGGTCGGCTTCTCGCTGTCGACGCTGCTGATGATGTGGGTCACGATCACGGTGGCGCACCCGCGCGACCTGCCCGGCCTGTCGAAGATGGAAGATTCGAGCCGGACGCTGATCTCACTGCTCGTGTCACTGGCGGCAACACTCAGTCTGTTTGTGGTGCTTATGCTGCTCGATTCGATGACCAAAAGCAGCCCGTCGTGGATTATATGGCTGGCTGTGCTGTCGGTTGCCTGCTCGTGGACGCTGGTGCACACAGTGTTCACCCTCCGCTACGCTCACCTGTACTACGGCGACAGTACGAACCCAAAGAAGCGCCCCGCCGGACTTGATTTTCCCAATGAAGACGAGCCTGATTACCTCGATTTTGCGTATTTCTCGTTTGTCGTCGGTATGACAAGTCAGGTGTCCGACGTGGCGGTCAGCTCGAAATCGCAGCGCCGGACAGCCCTGCTGCATGGCGTACTGTCGTTTGTATTCAACGCCATTATCATCGCCCTGACGATCAGCGGGGTATCGGGGCTGATGAATTAG
- a CDS encoding DUF3526 domain-containing protein: MIRLAFKNFIRSGGVRVGLALLLVAGVVSLFIGRQFLDRQAQAIADVRAYQQTDFARNIAIHKDELGLLLYYLKFSLVNPSLPLSGLSLGQRDVNPSIQSVTIRALESQRYDADLTNPANLLLGNLDFSFVLIYLFPLLVIACCYNLVSDERENGTWKLIVVQQPDVMSVIYRLYAIRVGVILGVLAVLLVLAVLVLNLPVDGALAGFAGMSVLYVLFWAAVCFWVTSLRKQSSVNALLLVTGWLGLIVLLPTLLNTYIVARYPTPEALETTLTARKGYHEKWDTDKQQTMQAFFAHYPQFRSIPPPKLAFNWPWYYAMQQLGDDDAAKSANALRQKVAQREMVSRQLARFIPPLHTQLQLNELAGSGLSNQLRFQTATGRFHEELRLHFYQTMFTDTPVSAENWNRFDVKTFRDNAPSDTLVGLLPLLAFILLFVGVGWLTFRKTAAMA; encoded by the coding sequence ATGATTCGATTAGCGTTTAAAAATTTCATTCGGTCGGGGGGCGTGCGCGTCGGGTTGGCGTTGCTGCTGGTGGCGGGCGTGGTCAGCCTGTTTATTGGGCGGCAGTTTCTCGATCGGCAGGCGCAGGCGATCGCCGACGTACGGGCGTATCAGCAAACGGATTTTGCCCGGAACATCGCCATTCACAAAGACGAGTTAGGATTGCTACTGTACTACCTGAAATTCTCGCTCGTCAATCCTTCGCTGCCGCTGAGCGGGCTGTCGCTGGGGCAGCGCGATGTTAACCCGTCGATTCAGAGCGTCACGATTCGGGCGCTGGAGAGTCAGCGGTACGACGCCGATCTGACCAACCCTGCCAACCTGCTGCTGGGTAATCTGGACTTTAGCTTCGTGCTGATTTACCTGTTTCCGCTGCTGGTCATCGCATGCTGCTACAACCTGGTTTCCGACGAGCGGGAGAACGGCACCTGGAAGCTGATCGTGGTGCAACAGCCTGACGTGATGTCCGTCATCTACCGCCTTTACGCCATCCGCGTCGGGGTGATCCTGGGGGTACTGGCCGTGCTACTGGTACTGGCTGTATTGGTGCTGAACCTACCGGTCGATGGTGCCCTGGCGGGGTTCGCAGGTATGTCGGTGCTGTATGTGCTGTTCTGGGCGGCCGTCTGTTTCTGGGTGACCTCGCTGCGGAAACAATCGAGTGTCAATGCCCTGCTGCTGGTGACGGGCTGGCTGGGCCTGATCGTCCTGCTGCCGACCCTGCTGAACACGTACATCGTTGCACGCTACCCAACGCCGGAAGCCCTCGAAACAACGCTGACCGCCCGCAAAGGCTACCACGAAAAGTGGGACACCGACAAGCAGCAGACAATGCAGGCGTTTTTTGCGCACTATCCGCAGTTCCGATCGATACCTCCGCCAAAGCTGGCCTTCAACTGGCCGTGGTATTACGCCATGCAGCAACTCGGCGACGACGACGCGGCTAAATCGGCTAACGCGCTGCGGCAGAAAGTAGCACAGCGCGAAATGGTCAGTCGGCAACTGGCGCGGTTTATTCCCCCATTGCACACGCAGTTACAGCTGAACGAACTGGCCGGGTCGGGGCTGAGCAATCAGTTGCGGTTTCAGACGGCGACGGGCCGGTTTCACGAAGAATTACGGCTGCATTTCTACCAGACGATGTTCACCGATACGCCCGTCAGTGCCGAAAACTGGAACCGCTTCGACGTTAAAACTTTCCGCGACAACGCTCCCTCCGACACACTTGTGGGCTTGCTGCCCCTGCTGGCGTTCATCCTGCTGTTTGTCGGTGTGGGCTGGCTTACTTTCAGAAAAACGGCCGCAATGGCGTAA
- a CDS encoding BlaI/MecI/CopY family transcriptional regulator, with protein sequence MKLTAAEEILMHHLWESEKAFMKDILDAYDDPKPATTTVATLLKRLIDKGAISYREYGNSREYYPLVARDAYSRNQVSGLIRNFFNNSSAQFASFFATETDLSADELETLRKIVEQEIQKRKA encoded by the coding sequence ATGAAACTGACGGCGGCTGAAGAAATATTGATGCACCACCTATGGGAGTCAGAAAAAGCCTTTATGAAGGACATACTCGACGCCTATGACGATCCCAAACCCGCGACAACTACGGTGGCGACACTGCTGAAGCGGCTAATCGACAAAGGAGCTATCAGCTACAGAGAGTACGGAAACTCCCGGGAATACTACCCGCTGGTTGCCCGTGACGCGTATTCCCGAAATCAGGTTAGCGGACTGATTCGGAATTTCTTCAACAACTCATCGGCGCAGTTTGCCTCCTTTTTCGCGACCGAAACGGACTTGTCAGCCGATGAACTGGAAACGCTTAGGAAGATTGTCGAACAGGAAATTCAAAAGCGAAAAGCATGA